In the Lepus europaeus isolate LE1 chromosome 10, mLepTim1.pri, whole genome shotgun sequence genome, CAGGGTCCATTCTTGTCAACACCAACCTCCGTGCCCTGATCAACTCTCGGACCTTCCATGCCCTGCCATCGCACTTCcagcagcagctcctcttcctcctgccggAAGTGGACAGACAGGTGCTCCTGTGCAGCCTCCCCTTTGCCTCTGTCTGGGCAGGCTTCTTTTCTCTTAAGTTTCTGTATTTATTGTTCTGTGTTTTTCCCTTGATCCCTCAAGGTGGGGACCGATGGCTTGTTGCGTCTCAGCGGCAGTGCGCTAAATAACGAGTTTTTTACCCATGCGGCTCAGAGCTGGCGGGAACGCCTGGCTGATGGTAAGTAGACATCATCTCTGATGGCTGGAGATGCGTCTGCCTTGTCTCTTGGTATTTAAAACCCaagcactcattttttttttctcaagagagATGGAGCAGAAGACAGCCTTTCCCCACAACATAAACAGATGTTGGTGTGTTACTGTGTCCCACGGTTCTGAGGAAGTAGGCAGAATATTTGGACTTTCACTATGCTGTATGTATAGGTCCATTCTGCATCTCCTTTTCATCTTTAAAACTAAACAGTGGAGCTGGTGAAgcctacagtgtcggcatcccacatgggcactgattcatgtcctggctgctccacttctgatccagctccctgctaacgtacctgggaaagcagctgagggtggcccaagtgcttggggttcctgccccgacatgggagacccagaagaagccccagccattgtggccatttgaggagcttcccagtggatgaaagctctttctctgtctctgcttctctctgtaactctgcccgtcaaataaataaataagtcttcaaaaccAAGACAGTGACAGACACCTGTTCTTTCCAGTAATCGTGGTGGTGTAGTCTGGGAGAGTAGAGGAAGAGCCACTGCAGCACTGACACATTAAGCTCTGTCTTCTTAGGAGTTACCACTTGGAGTGTTTGTTAGCTGCTCTGAAGTTCATTTTGTGGGGAAACTACATGGAGAGAGTGTCGGGAGTACCCAAAGAACCCCCCTAGGCTTGATGGTTTCCTAGCAGGACTGCCTGCAGTCATGCTCAGCACGGAGATTTACTAAAGCAGGCACACAAAGCAGAAGCAGCAGAGGGAGAAGGTGCATGGGCTGAGGTCCAACGCGAGCCAGATGCCAGCTTCTGAGGTCCTCTCTGGGGAGCTGCACTGGGCTCCATTCCCCCAGCAGTGAGTTGCGACCACACATGCGCAGTGTCTCCAGGGAAGCTCATTAAAGGCTTCTTACTtgggtttctttttaatttgctttttatttgagaggcaggcagacagagctcttacctactggttcactccccaaatgcttaccgtgatcagggctgggccaggttaaaggcgggagctgggagctcaatccaggtctcccacacgggtggtaggagcccaactatttgagccacccccactgcctgtgcattagcaggaagctggaatctggagccagagctgggaatagaacccaagCACTACgggatgggatgcaggtttctTACACACTACTTCAAGTGCCTGCTCCAGTGCTCAGGGTTTTCACTAGGGGCTGATTATGTATGGGAATTACGTGTAGGAAGCTGCTACCAGGTACATACATAGATTCTAGATACCCGAAAGGAAAGCAGATGTTCGGCATCACCCTTGTAGTTCTTAAAGACAGCATGGGCACAGAGAGCCACTCTTAACAGTTGGGGTGGTGGGAGCACTGGAGATTCAAGAAACCAACTGTCAGCTTTGTAAGTAGGGCTTCTTAAGGATAAGCCTTTGTCCCTGTCTGTGGTCACTGATTCCTGTTTGGGGAATAAGAaagaatgattctttttttttttttttttttttgacaggcagagtggacagtgagagagagacagagagaaaggtcttcctttgccgttggttcaccctccaatggccgccgcggtaggcgcgctgcggccagcgcaccgcgctgatccgatggtaggagccaggtgcttctcctggtctcccatggggtgcagggcccaaggacttgggccatcctctactgcactccctggccacagcagagagctggcctggaagaggggcaaccgggacaggatcggtgccccaaccgggactagaacccggtgtgccggcgccgcaaggcggaggattagcctagtgagccgcggcgccggcgaaagaatgattctttagtttctttattattttgctttttttttttttttttgaaaggcagagttggagacagaacttccatccacaggctcactccctaaatggctgctgcaacagcttggggctgggccaggctgaagccaggagcttcttccaggtctcccacgtgggtgcaggggcccaagcacttgcaacaccctccgctgccttcccaggcacattagcagggagctggatcagaagtggagctgccaggaggtGAACCAGGGCCCTAAGGAAGAGCAACTTACCTGTGTAATAGACATGGTAGCTCTGTCCTGGGAATAAACCTGGTGTAAGGGGGGCCCAACTcctggcacagggcaggtgtttggcatagcagttaagttgtAGCTGGGACACTCACATCAAGGTGCCTGGTGCCAGTCCCagttctctgcttctgatgcagatGCCTACCAATAGTGcacactctggaggcagcagaggatggctcaagtgcttgggttcctgcccctcacgggagactcagatgaagttcttggttcctggcttcagcctggcccaggcccagctgttgggtgcatttaggggtgaaccagtggttggaaaagttctgtctctgcctttcaaatacaaggaaaataaataaataaaaatcttctgaTGTAGCAGAACGTAGAAGACTTGCTTATTCATAAGATAGATGCTAATATCCTAAATGTACTCACTAGCATAGTTTTATTTCTGTCTAGGTGAATTCACTCATGAGATGCAAGTCAGGATACGAcaggagatggaaaaggaaaagaaggtgGAACAATGGAAAGAAAAGTTCTTTGAAGACTACTATGGACAGAAGTAAGGCACTCGGTGCTATGAGTCTTGGCTTTGGACGTTAGAGAGGACAGCGACAGATGGTCTCAAAGTCCGGGGGCTGAGGCGGGAACAGAATCttgtgggggaggagaggagttGTGTCTGTACTCATCATATATAGACTTCTTCCTAACAGTACAGCATATCTACAGTTTGTGTAGCATTTGTGCTGTGTCAGGAGTCTAAGTAACAGAGTGAGTATGAGCTGGTACGCGTAGGTTATTGGCAAAGGCCACAGCATTTTATGGAAGGAATTTGAGCGTccgtggattttggtatctgcaggggtcctgggaggcaggcccagcaggccctgaggccctgtgctggccagGAATGCAGAGCTGGCAGGGGTTTGGGTCATTTAGCTTTATGTCATTCACAGTGAGGCTGGTGCACATTTTTTTTGGTGTGGTTGATGTGGTGCACCACGCCGATTTATTTTGTTATGTGAAACCTAGGTGTTAATTATTCCTGTAAAGGAGACATGCCCTTTCTGGCCTCTCACTGATGCTGTGAATTTGGTTTGCAGATTGGGTTTGACCAAAGAAGAGTCGTTGCAGCAGAACGTGGGCCAGGAGGAGGCTGAAATCAAGAGCGGCGTGCGGGTCCCGGGAGAGTCGGTACGATCACAGCGTGGTCCCACCGCCCGGCAGCGTGATGGGCATTTCAAGAAACGCTCTCGGCCAGATCTCCGGACCAGGTCCCGAAGGAGTCTgtacaaaaaccaggagccagaacaagcAGCGGTTGTTAAAGATGCCAAATCGATGTCACCAGACGTCCCCCTCTACAAGGATGGGGAGGCTAAGACTGACTCGGCAGGAGTGAGCAGTGCCCCAGTGCCAGGCCCATCCTGCGCAGCAGCTGACCCAGAGGGCCCCACGTGCCCAGGTGAACCTGTGGCTTCCCAAACCCAGACCGAGCTGGACAAGTCGACGCGGGCCTCTGCATCTCCAGACCGAATTCCCAGCTTGCCCCAGGAGACTGTGGACCTGGAGCCcaaggatcagaagaggaaatccTTTGAGCAGGCAGCCTCTGCGTCCTTTCCCGAGAAGAAGCCCCGGCTTGAAGATCGTCAGTCCTTTCGTAACACAATTGAAAGTGTTCACACCGAAAAGCCACAGCCCACTAAAGAGGAGCCCAAAGTCCCGCCCATCCGGGTAGGAGCCTCTTTGCTTCCTGGATGTCagattgccttggcagggcacGAGCTTGTGGCGCCCCTGTGCTGGGAAGAGGACGCTGGGGCCTGTGCGTTAGTTATGTGGGGACACAGAGCTTTCTACAAGAAAGCTTTTCTTGAGGCTGACTTAAGTTCAGGAGGATAAGATTCTTGActtcttgggttttttttgtcCTAGAGGTCAGAATCCTCCgagttttaaattttgttcattttatttttacttgagagggaaagaaagagccagagtgctgttacccactggttccttccccagatgcccTTGGTCGCTGgggccagccaggagctcagtccaggtctcatgtgggtaaGAGgagcccagctgcttgagccatcaccgctcctcccaggggctgcacttagccagaagctggagttgggaactaGAGCTGAGGATGGAACCCAGCCACACAGGGTGTctttaactactaggctaaatggcctttttggtttttaaataatttgtaagGTACTGTCAGATTCTTTGCTGTAGTGACTCACAGTTCCAGCAGACACTAAACGTGGGAGTATGGCATGTAACAGTCTTGGAACTGAACCCTTTGAAAGAGATGTAGTAGTATCATGGACAGACATTTTACTATGactatttattccattttttaagattttatttgtttcagaggtagagttatagacagagggagagacagagagaaagatcttccttctgttggttcccccccaaatggctgcaatggccagagctgcactgatcagaagccaggagccaggtttttcctcccggtctcccacgtgggtgcaggggcccgaggacttgggccatgttccactgctttcccaggccatagcagagagctggattggaagtggagcagctgggactagaaccggcgcccatatgggatgctggtgccacaggtggaggattaacctgtgccacggcgccagccccgtatttctttccttttttttttttttttttgccaggcagagttagagagggacagagacagagagaaaggtcttccttcctttggttcactccccaaatggccatcacggccagcactgcgctgatccaaagccaggagccaggtacctcctcccggtctcccatgcgggtgcagggcccaagcacttgggccatcctctgctgccctcctgggccactgcagagagctggcctggaagagaagcaaccgggacagaattcagcgccccaaccaggactagaacccagagtgccggcgccacaggcggagtattagccaagtgagccacggcgccagcctatttcatttttaaaagaagattattTGACCCTCTGGGCCATGATCCCTAAATGAATAGAATCCAAATTCTGCTTTTATACTTCCTAGGTCGGGTCACTCAATTAAAACTGTTTTCCAATTCTTCTCTTGCAGATTCAACTTTCACGCATCAAACCACCCTGGGTGGTTAAAGGTCAGCCCACTTACCAGATATGCCCCCGGATCATCCCTGCCACGGAGTCCTCCAGCCGGGGCTGGACTGGCCCCAGGACCCTCACAGACATTAAAGCCTGTGCTGGGCAGGCCCGAGGGGCGAGAGGCCACCACTGCCATCGAGAGGCGGCCACCACTGCCATCGGAGGGGGGGGTGGCCCGGGTGGAGGTGGCGGCGGGGCCACCGATGAGGGAGGTGGCAGAGGCAGCagcggtggtgatggtggtgaggcCTGTGGCCACCCTGAACCCAGGGGAGCTACAAGCACCCCTGGAAAGTGTGCGTCAGATCTACAGCGAACACAATTACTGCCGCCTTGTCCTCTGAGTGGGGAGCGTGCCCACGCCGGAACTGCCGTGTCCagagccaggagggaggaggaaagctgctccctgcagaggCTCCCGAGCGTGCTCCCAAGCGGGCTGGAAGATGCCTCTCAGCTCCCCATTGCTCCCACTGGGGACCAGCCGTGCCAGGCTTCACCCCCGCTGTCCTCCCAAACGCCGGTAGCTGAGAGATTGGCAGAGCAGCCTGAGGTGCCTCTAGGTGTCAGAGCCGAGTGCGAGTCTGGGACCACCTCCTGGGAAGGTTTTGAGGAGCAAGGGAGCACTGTTCTCCGCCAGAGTGGGCCTGTGGAGTCTTTGACGGAAGGTGCTGTGTCTGGAGGAGGAGCTGAGCAGGCTCTCCGTAGTGGTTCCGCTGTGAAGGACCCTGTGTGTGTGACCCCCAGTGCCACACCTGAATCGTCCTGGACCGAGTGCCTGCAGGACAGACCTTCTGATGCCCAGTTAGGACTTGGTGACTGGAGCCTGCTCGGGAGGGAAAGTGATCCCAGCCGAGCAAACGTGAAAACCGAGACTCTTGCTTGCAGCAGTGCTGCCCCGTGGATGCCTGTCCCCTCGGGCGAGGAGGGAGTGAGACAGCCCGCTCTGGGGTCCGGAGAGGGCACACGGTCTGGCGAGGCCCAGAGCGGAGAGGCATGGGAGGGAGCTGCTCCCTTCGCCCCTGCCCTGTCCCGGGGGCCGGCAGCTCCGGAGGGGCTGGGTCCTCCCCACAGCCTTACTTCACCCTGGCCGGGCCCACCTCGAGGGGGCCTGGACGGCTCTGGCAGCAGCTGCAAACAGGTGGACGTTGAGAAGCTGGAGAGCAGCGGAGACTCTGAAGCGCCGAGTCCTCACAGCGAGTCCACCGACACGGCCTCCGACGTGGAAGGCCTGCTCTTCGAGGACAGCCGTGAGGCCGACACCAGGGAGTCCGCGGTGACAGAGCGAGCCTCCGAGGGCCGCGAGGAAGATCATGCCTGGGACCAGTCCGCCCCGCCGTCCAAGGGCAGTGGTGACCTGAGCGTGGTTCCAAGGACCCACGGGATGGCTGCTGCGCAGAGCTGGGTGTCTCGAGTGTGTGCCGTCCCCCACAAGATGGCGGactccctgctgctggccagtGCCGAGTTCCAGCCAAGGCCCGTGTGCCTGACCAGGCCGGGGGCCTCTGTGGAGGTCCCTAACCCGCTGGTGATGCAGCTGCTGCAGGGGAGCTTGCCGCTCGAGAAGATCCTCCCTTCAGCGCACGGCGGCAGCAAGCCAGAGTCCCCGCAGGGACTGCTTCGGCGGGGTCCTGGGGAGAGCGGTCGCCCGGTCAGCAGGAGCAGCCCCTGTTCCTCCCGGGCTTGGAAGGAGCCTGATTTGCCTGTGAGCTGTGCAGCAGGCACGGGGCTGGCCAAGATAGAGGCTGCTCAGGCTCCTGGGGCGCTCCAGAAGGTTACCAAGACAGCCCGAAACTCAGACTCCCTACGTCCAGTGACTTCTGGGAAACTGGAAGAAATGGATTCCAAAGAGCAGTTCTCTTCCTTCAGCGTGGAAGACCAGAAGGAAATCCGTGACGTGTCCCACTGCGGAAATCCCAGTGCTGCTCCAGGCAGAAGCCCCGGCGACCTCACTACCTCGAGAGCACCCTGTGTCTCACCTCCCAATGTGACCTCCTTTGCTGCCGAGCAGGCGAGTTGGGCCCTGGGTGATCAGAACAGTGTTGGAGGCCAAGGAAAGAAGCTCTTTGGCTCTAAGAATGTGGCTGCAACTCTTCACTGCCCTAGGCCTGTGGACCTGACCCCACTGCCTGCCGAGGTCCCTCCAGTCTGTCCCAGCAGGAAGCCGGGGCCGAGCAAAAGCTCCGTGTGCAGTGGAGTACAGGCTGCAGGGGAAGGCTGGGCTCCAAAGCCGGCGCCTGCCTTTGTTGGCAGCATCGTGAATGAGAAGGCTGGGGGGGGAGGGCCGCTCAAGGCCGACACCGAGAACAGCAAAGCTGCCGGGCACAGCCCTCTGGACCTGGTGGGCCCCTTGCCAGGGACGCCCTTCGTCATGGGCCTGCCTTTCTGGAGATTTCCCCGGGAGCCGGGCAAGGGGCTCAGCCAGCCTCTGGAGCCTCCTTCCGTTCCCTCCCAACTCAACATCAAGCAGGCTTTTTATGGGAAGCTTTCTAAACTCCAGCTAAGTTCCACCAGCTTTAATtactcctccagctctcccagctTTCCTAAAGGCCTTGCTGGAAGTGTGGTGCAGCTGAGCCACAAAGCAAACTTTGGTGCGGGCCACAGTGCATCGCTCTCCTTGCAGATGTTCACGGACAGCAGCGCGGTGGAGAGCATCTCGCTGCAGTGTGCGTGCAGCCTCAAAGCCATGATCATGTGCCAAGGCTGCGGTGCATTCTGTCACGATGACTGCATCGGCCCCTCCAAGCTCTGCGTGCTGTGCCTTGTGGTGAGATAATAAATCATGGCCATGGGGAAATTGTATAGTCAGTGTGTGTATTTGGAGAATGGTTGATCTTGAATCTGTATACAGAATATCATGGATCTAATAGACTGTCTAGGCAAGAGCGCTCTTGCCACCCCTAAAATTTATCATACTGAAGCCTTCTGGTCTCGCTGGAGGGAGTTCCTAGCGGGCAACCCACAGGGCTGCCCAAGGCCAGCCAGCCTGAGCCCTCGCAGTCACTGCCTGGTGTGGCCGGGAGCCTGCCTGACACCCCAAGGGACTGACTGGAGACGGAGGCGAGAAGGGGGTTCTCTGCCAAGGGAGCTCCCCTGCCCGCACTGATGAGAAATGCCGGTctcccactgcccctccctgccacgTTCTCTTCTGCTACTGTTCAGGGAGGTAACGGTTGGGGAAGAAGCCGCGGAGGGTTAAAGTTACTCCCAGCATTGCCCACCAGGGGGCTCGAGCACCTGCTGACCAAGGGCCACAGCTGAGTCATTTGTAAGTGACAGTTCCAGTTTGACCATTGGTTCTGTTGCTGAAGCCAGTTTGAAATTTGTCTCCGTGCCATCTGCTGGCCTGTGGGGTCTTTTGGAGCCTTGACGATGGGGTTGGGGAGAGGAGCTGTGTGCTGTGATGACGCCACCTGCAGACCCCGTGAGTCGCCCGCCAGGCGTTTGCAGGTGACTCGCTGTGCTCGACACGCACCCCGTTTCTTGGACTCTGTGGGAGTGGGCCTCTCCGCTCGCCTGTGTATGTGAAAGTCATTTACATTTCAAAGCAGtgtgtgtttcttatttttatatttttaactctACTCTTGGATGTATAAAGTGAACCTTTTGGCTTCTGTAAGTATGCTCTATGCACCTCTGATGTTTTATCACGTATTTATATGTTGTACACAGTATGGCCGGTTCTGTAAATGGATGTATTGTACAGAGAACACGAAAGTCTCTTCCTTACTTGGTGTTGGCATCATTGTGTGCACATGGTGTTAAGTCCTTCTCTGCACCTGTCAGAGGCACTGAGTGTTGTGCTCCTGACGTGAGCGGGCCGTGGCTTGACTTGGGATTGGCCAGCTTGGCCTGGCACCCTGTCGAGAGTCCCAGGGAGTCTGCACAGCCTACAGAGCCATAGTTCGCCCATGAGCACACCACTGAGCGAACGCAGCCTGTCcgtttctctcctcctccctcctctcccccagcctTTACTGGCTGCTCGCTGCCGTGGGTGACACAGCACCACCACCAGTGTGCAGTGCTTCTGGACTTTGGGTGGGTCCCCAGGTCAGCCTCCGTGCAGGCCTTCCAGATCTGGCCCTTAGGCCCACCTGGCACAGCAGTTCCTGGGCAACTGGGCCCCTTGGGACCTACTTTGACCACAGGTTTGGGAAGAAACGAAGCCGTGCCTGCCCCGTCTCTTCCAGCACCTTTACAGCAAGTAGCTgcccctggggggggggaggggtgtatgcatgtgtgtgcgcgcgccctcaccgtgtgtgtgtgtgtgtgtgtgcgcgtgcgtgcgCGCACCCTCACCCTGTGCCCTGCCTTCTATCTTGTGTCTTCACCGACTGTGGATTGAGACTCCTTGAACTTGCGTCTGTGCGCGAGTGCCTCTGGAGGAAGAAGGAGATTTGTGTGACTCGGCCGCATCTCCCTTCACCTGCCAGGCTCTCACGCACTGCCTCCCACGTTTATTCTGATGTGGCTGTCTTGCATCCGAAGCGCAGGGGAGGAGTTGGTGATGAGGCGGTGACATAGAATGCTCTGCTGGCCAAGCCTGCTCAAGAGTCTGCTTACTGAAGACCAGGAGCGGGGGCCCCGAGGGTGGCCGGTCCCTTTCTTCCTTTGGCTGCTCCCCGTTTGAAGGTCCAGCTGGGTGCTTGTCGTGGGGCCGCCCAGAGGAGAGCACTGCTGTTGCATGTCTCTCATGGTATTGGAAAAATAAACCTATACAACCAGCGTCGTGGAGTCGGTGATCTTGCTGCGGGAAGCTGAGGCTGGCACgtggagagctggccagggcagTGCAGGCAGGTGTCCTCTGGGGACCCGCCCTTGTGAGGTCAGCCAGCCCTGCGGCTGCCCGGGGCTGGGCGAGCTTGGCGCTACGTGGACAGGAATTGGGGGTCTGAGAGCGATGAGTGCTGCCCGCCAGACTGCACCTGGGAGGTGTGGGGgcgtgggggtggcagggtgtGCCTTGAGAGGCTGAGCACCAGTTCTGTACTGCAGGGCTTCTCGGAGTCCGAAAATGGGCGTGAGAGTCTTGTCTGTGTTAACAAGC is a window encoding:
- the ASXL1 gene encoding polycomb group protein ASXL1 isoform X5, encoding MKDKQKRKKERTWAEAARLVLENYSDAPMTPKQILQVIEAEGLKEMRLFCILLLSALLLDCAYRSGTSPLACLNAMLHSNSRGGEGLFYKLPGRISLFTLKKDALQWSRNPAAVEGEEPEDSADVESCESNEASTVSGENDVSLDETSSNASCSTESQSRPVSNPRDIYKASSQANRQKKKTGVMLPRVVLTPLKVNGAHVESASGQMKRNRGEEIDFETPGSILVNTNLRALINSRTFHALPSHFQQQLLFLLPEVDRQVGTDGLLRLSGSALNNEFFTHAAQSWRERLADGEFTHEMQVRIRQEMEKEKKVEQWKEKFFEDYYGQKLGLTKEESLQQNVGQEEAEIKSGVRVPGESVRSQRGPTARQRDGHFKKRSRPDLRTRSRRSLYKNQEPEQAAVVKDAKSMSPDVPLYKDGEAKTDSAGVSSAPVPGPSCAAADPEGPTCPGEPVASQTQTELDKSTRASASPDRIPSLPQETVDLEPKDQKRKSFEQAASASFPEKKPRLEDRQSFRNTIESVHTEKPQPTKEEPKVPPIRIQLSRIKPPWVVKGQPTYQICPRIIPATESSSRGWTGPRTLTDIKACAGQARGARGHHCHREAATTAIGGGGGPGGGGGGATDEGGGRGSSGGDGGEACGHPEPRGATSTPGKCASDLQRTQLLPPCPLSGERAHAGTAVSRARREEESCSLQRLPSVLPSGLEDASQLPIAPTGDQPCQASPPLSSQTPVAERLAEQPEVPLGVRAECESGTTSWEGFEEQGSTVLRQSGPVESLTEGAVSGGGAEQALRSGSAVKDPVCVTPSATPESSWTECLQDRPSDAQLGLGDWSLLGRESDPSRANVKTETLACSSAAPWMPVPSGEEGVRQPALGSGEGTRSGEAQSGEAWEGAAPFAPALSRGPAAPEGLGPPHSLTSPWPGPPRGGLDGSGSSCKQVDVEKLESSGDSEAPSPHSESTDTASDVEGLLFEDSREADTRESAVTERASEGREEDHAWDQSAPPSKGSGDLSVVPRTHGMAAAQSWVSRVCAVPHKMADSLLLASAEFQPRPVCLTRPGASVEVPNPLVMQLLQGSLPLEKILPSAHGGSKPESPQGLLRRGPGESGRPVSRSSPCSSRAWKEPDLPVSCAAGTGLAKIEAAQAPGALQKVTKTARNSDSLRPVTSGKLEEMDSKEQFSSFSVEDQKEIRDVSHCGNPSAAPGRSPGDLTTSRAPCVSPPNVTSFAAEQASWALGDQNSVGGQGKKLFGSKNVAATLHCPRPVDLTPLPAEVPPVCPSRKPGPSKSSVCSGVQAAGEGWAPKPAPAFVGSIVNEKAGGGGPLKADTENSKAAGHSPLDLVGPLPGTPFVMGLPFWRFPREPGKGLSQPLEPPSVPSQLNIKQAFYGKLSKLQLSSTSFNYSSSSPSFPKGLAGSVVQLSHKANFGAGHSASLSLQMFTDSSAVESISLQCACSLKAMIMCQGCGAFCHDDCIGPSKLCVLCLVVR
- the ASXL1 gene encoding polycomb group protein ASXL1 isoform X3 → MKDKQKRKKERTWAEAARLVLENYSDAPMTPKQILQVIEAEGLKEMRLFCILLLSALLLDCAYRSGTSPLACLNAMLHSNSRGGEGLFYKLPGRISLFTLKKDALQWSRNPAAVEGEEPEDSADVESCESNEASTVSGENDESQSRPVSNPRDIYKASSQANRQKKKTGVMLPRVVLTPLKVNGAHVESASGFSGRHADGESGSPSSSSSGSLALGSAAIRGQAEVARDPAPLLRGFRKPATGQMKRNRGEEIDFETPGSILVNTNLRALINSRTFHALPSHFQQQLLFLLPEVDRQVGTDGLLRLSGSALNNEFFTHAAQSWRERLADGEFTHEMQVRIRQEMEKEKKVEQWKEKFFEDYYGQKLGLTKEESLQQNVGQEEAEIKSGVRVPGESVRSQRGPTARQRDGHFKKRSRPDLRTRSRRSLYKNQEPEQAAVVKDAKSMSPDVPLYKDGEAKTDSAGVSSAPVPGPSCAAADPEGPTCPGEPVASQTQTELDKSTRASASPDRIPSLPQETVDLEPKDQKRKSFEQAASASFPEKKPRLEDRQSFRNTIESVHTEKPQPTKEEPKVPPIRIQLSRIKPPWVVKGQPTYQICPRIIPATESSSRGWTGPRTLTDIKACAGQARGARGHHCHREAATTAIGGGGGPGGGGGGATDEGGGRGSSGGDGGEACGHPEPRGATSTPGKCASDLQRTQLLPPCPLSGERAHAGTAVSRARREEESCSLQRLPSVLPSGLEDASQLPIAPTGDQPCQASPPLSSQTPVAERLAEQPEVPLGVRAECESGTTSWEGFEEQGSTVLRQSGPVESLTEGAVSGGGAEQALRSGSAVKDPVCVTPSATPESSWTECLQDRPSDAQLGLGDWSLLGRESDPSRANVKTETLACSSAAPWMPVPSGEEGVRQPALGSGEGTRSGEAQSGEAWEGAAPFAPALSRGPAAPEGLGPPHSLTSPWPGPPRGGLDGSGSSCKQVDVEKLESSGDSEAPSPHSESTDTASDVEGLLFEDSREADTRESAVTERASEGREEDHAWDQSAPPSKGSGDLSVVPRTHGMAAAQSWVSRVCAVPHKMADSLLLASAEFQPRPVCLTRPGASVEVPNPLVMQLLQGSLPLEKILPSAHGGSKPESPQGLLRRGPGESGRPVSRSSPCSSRAWKEPDLPVSCAAGTGLAKIEAAQAPGALQKVTKTARNSDSLRPVTSGKLEEMDSKEQFSSFSVEDQKEIRDVSHCGNPSAAPGRSPGDLTTSRAPCVSPPNVTSFAAEQASWALGDQNSVGGQGKKLFGSKNVAATLHCPRPVDLTPLPAEVPPVCPSRKPGPSKSSVCSGVQAAGEGWAPKPAPAFVGSIVNEKAGGGGPLKADTENSKAAGHSPLDLVGPLPGTPFVMGLPFWRFPREPGKGLSQPLEPPSVPSQLNIKQAFYGKLSKLQLSSTSFNYSSSSPSFPKGLAGSVVQLSHKANFGAGHSASLSLQMFTDSSAVESISLQCACSLKAMIMCQGCGAFCHDDCIGPSKLCVLCLVVR
- the ASXL1 gene encoding polycomb group protein ASXL1 isoform X2; the encoded protein is MKDKQKRKKERTWAEAARLVLENYSDAPMTPKQILQVIEAEGLKEMRLFCILLLSALLLDCAYRSGTSPLACLNAMLHSNSRGGEGLFYKLPGRISLFTLKKDALQWSRNPAAVEGEEPEDSADVESCESNEASTVSVSLDETSSNASCSTESQSRPVSNPRDIYKASSQANRQKKKTGVMLPRVVLTPLKVNGAHVESASGFSGRHADGESGSPSSSSSGSLALGSAAIRGQAEVARDPAPLLRGFRKPATGQMKRNRGEEIDFETPGSILVNTNLRALINSRTFHALPSHFQQQLLFLLPEVDRQVGTDGLLRLSGSALNNEFFTHAAQSWRERLADGEFTHEMQVRIRQEMEKEKKVEQWKEKFFEDYYGQKLGLTKEESLQQNVGQEEAEIKSGVRVPGESVRSQRGPTARQRDGHFKKRSRPDLRTRSRRSLYKNQEPEQAAVVKDAKSMSPDVPLYKDGEAKTDSAGVSSAPVPGPSCAAADPEGPTCPGEPVASQTQTELDKSTRASASPDRIPSLPQETVDLEPKDQKRKSFEQAASASFPEKKPRLEDRQSFRNTIESVHTEKPQPTKEEPKVPPIRIQLSRIKPPWVVKGQPTYQICPRIIPATESSSRGWTGPRTLTDIKACAGQARGARGHHCHREAATTAIGGGGGPGGGGGGATDEGGGRGSSGGDGGEACGHPEPRGATSTPGKCASDLQRTQLLPPCPLSGERAHAGTAVSRARREEESCSLQRLPSVLPSGLEDASQLPIAPTGDQPCQASPPLSSQTPVAERLAEQPEVPLGVRAECESGTTSWEGFEEQGSTVLRQSGPVESLTEGAVSGGGAEQALRSGSAVKDPVCVTPSATPESSWTECLQDRPSDAQLGLGDWSLLGRESDPSRANVKTETLACSSAAPWMPVPSGEEGVRQPALGSGEGTRSGEAQSGEAWEGAAPFAPALSRGPAAPEGLGPPHSLTSPWPGPPRGGLDGSGSSCKQVDVEKLESSGDSEAPSPHSESTDTASDVEGLLFEDSREADTRESAVTERASEGREEDHAWDQSAPPSKGSGDLSVVPRTHGMAAAQSWVSRVCAVPHKMADSLLLASAEFQPRPVCLTRPGASVEVPNPLVMQLLQGSLPLEKILPSAHGGSKPESPQGLLRRGPGESGRPVSRSSPCSSRAWKEPDLPVSCAAGTGLAKIEAAQAPGALQKVTKTARNSDSLRPVTSGKLEEMDSKEQFSSFSVEDQKEIRDVSHCGNPSAAPGRSPGDLTTSRAPCVSPPNVTSFAAEQASWALGDQNSVGGQGKKLFGSKNVAATLHCPRPVDLTPLPAEVPPVCPSRKPGPSKSSVCSGVQAAGEGWAPKPAPAFVGSIVNEKAGGGGPLKADTENSKAAGHSPLDLVGPLPGTPFVMGLPFWRFPREPGKGLSQPLEPPSVPSQLNIKQAFYGKLSKLQLSSTSFNYSSSSPSFPKGLAGSVVQLSHKANFGAGHSASLSLQMFTDSSAVESISLQCACSLKAMIMCQGCGAFCHDDCIGPSKLCVLCLVVR